Proteins found in one Drosophila innubila isolate TH190305 chromosome X, UK_Dinn_1.0, whole genome shotgun sequence genomic segment:
- the LOC117784192 gene encoding uncharacterized protein LOC117784192, whose protein sequence is MSAEATSAAAAANLAKIVNLIGSNARDEEQPTIQSVSSKSVRLASSGTPRRSAYSYVPKSPQLEEIVFAEPTCSERFARYFVIVIYLCGLCCLGFFLSIYHIFFWDSRMPPVFKGQKKTPAFG, encoded by the coding sequence ATGTCAGCGGAGGCAAcctcagcagcagctgccgccaATTTGGCTAAAATAGTTAATCTTATCGGTTCCAATGCTCGGGATGAGGAGCAGCCCACCATCCAATCAGTCAGCTCTAAGAGTGTTCGCCTGGCCAGCAGTGGAACGCCTAGACGCTCTGCTTACTCATATGTGCCCAAATCGCCGCAGCTGGAGGAGATTGTTTTTGCCGAACCGACGTGCTCTGAACGCTTTGCACGTTACTTTGTCATCGTCATCTACCTGTGCGGTCTCTGTTGTCTAGGCTTCTTTTTATCCATCTACCACATATTCTTCTGGGACTCCCGCATGCCACCCGTGTTCAAGGGTCAAAAGAAAACCCCGGCCTTTGGCTAA
- the LOC117780784 gene encoding uncharacterized protein LOC117780784 translates to MSVTMSNLAAVVKEAKDEEIQVPKSNDFFESKTFRLLTLFLYMGGVSGMGLTLAVYYLFIWDSRMPPLPIFKHTHPIG, encoded by the coding sequence ATGTCAGTCACTATGTCCAATCTGGCCGCCGTTGTCAAGGAAGCAAAGGACGAGGAGATTCAAGTGCCCAAGTCCAATGACTTTTTCGAATCCAAGACATTCCGTCTCCTCACACTATTTCTCTATATGGGCGGCGTCAGCGGCATGGGTCTAACTCTGGCCGTATACTATTTATTCATTTGGGACTCTCGCATGCCGCCACTTCCCATCTTCAAGCATACCCATCCAATTGGCTAA
- the LOC117780777 gene encoding uncharacterized protein LOC117780777 translates to MATSAKTPELLADDVQLPKEQPPSEFFESKTFRLISIFIYLSGISGLGMALAFYYLIFFDSRMPDIHLKFPVSIGGHPVQKVHEYQ, encoded by the coding sequence ATGGCGACATCAGCAAAGACCCCGGAACTATTGGCGGACGATGTTCAACTGCCCAAGGAGCAGCCACCCTCCGAGTTCTTTGAGTCGAAAACTTTTCGTCTgatctcaatttttatctatttgaGCGGCATCAGTGGCCTGGGCATGGCCCTGGCCTTCTACTATCTCATCTTCTTTGACTCTCGCATGCCGGACATACATCTCAAGTTTCCTGTCTCAATCGGCGGTCACCCGGTGCAGAAAGTGCACGAGTACCAGTGA
- the LOC117780687 gene encoding synaptic vesicle 2-related protein, giving the protein MDNPGYVIDCEREFGTVEKCKPAQREYSFEEAITLTGVGRFHLKLLLICGLCFMAVMVEIMGVSLIMPLVKCDLQSTIEQQGMLASAGFLGVVLSSHAMGFLADTWGRVATLRYAMMFSAISSIVSAFSVNIWMLIVCRFLTGFFISGGQACVFSLCGEFHGNKSRVRHVTLLSCFMCIAMMYAPAVAIGILPLQFDASLFGMAISSWRIFLIADVSITLLALCGLYMLPETPKYQLVQGQVEEALETLRNIYAQNSGRSSSDYPVERLAQQSGGASLSSVHGFCDAVRLIWQQTVPLFFRSRVLQTLNICLIQFMIYGIAQGIFMWFPTILNELGKESAQGSLLCTVLQGYSSPQNVPEDGACIVSPDISTYQVMITIGGAFTIIYLIFAYTIDLLGKRNLLIGWMMLTLICLVLLHYVTQFAPLVIALTLVMAVGNCGGLVSTMAMEFYPTQINAMGMCFIMMIGRLGAVVGSNLMGRLLFNSCEVTFWTLLGVVVLLTCMSYFLPDRARSKNTSPTSSTTQINSK; this is encoded by the exons GCACCGTGGAAAAATGCAAGCCCGCTCAGAGGGAATACAGCTTCGAGGAGGCAATCACACTGACAGGTGTCGGCAGGTTTCACCTTAAGCTGTTGCTCATCTGTGGACTCTGCTTCATGGCCGTCATGGTTGAGATTATGGGCGTTAGCCTGATAATGCCATTGGTCAAATGTGATCTCCAGTCAACGATCGAGCAGCAGGGAATGCTTGCATCCGCTGGTTTCCTTGGAGTCGTGCTCAGCTCCCATGCGATGGGCTTTCTAGCTGACACCTGGGGACGTGTCGCCACATTGCGTTATGCGATGATGTTCAGTGCCATCAGCTCCATTGTCTCAGCATTTTCAGTTAACATCTGGATGTTGATCGTATGTCGCTTCCTCACCGGCTTTTTCATCTCGGGCGGTCAGGCGTGCGTCTTTAGTCTGTGCGGCGAGTTCCATGGTAACAAGTCGAGGGTACGACATGTAACCCTGCTCTCCTGCTTTATGTGCATTGCCATGATGTATGCTCCAG CTGTGGCCATTGGCATCCTCCCTCTGCAGTTCGACGCATCGCTTTTCGGGATGGCTATAAGCTCTTGGCGTATCTTCCTAATTGCGGATGTATCCATTACGCTCCTAGCATTGTGCGGTCTCTATATGCTGCCGGAGACACCAAAGTATCAGCTAGTGCAGGGCCAAGTCGAAGAGGCTCTGGAAACACTGCGAAACATTTATGCACAGAACTCGGGACGATCTAGCTCCGATTATCCAGTGGAGCGTTTGGCCCAACAGAGCGGCGGTGCCAGTCTGTCCAGTGTGCACGGCTTCTGCGATGCAGTGCGTCTCATCTGGCAGCAGACGGTTCCACTTTTCTTCAGGTCGCGGGTTCTGCAAACACTGAACATCTGCCTCATACAGTTCATGATCTATGGAATTGCCCAGGGTATCTTCATGTGGTTCCCAACCATACTCAATGAACTGGGCAAGGAGAGCGCACAGGGTTCGCTACTCTGTACTGTACTGCAGGGCTACAGTTCACCCCAGAATGTGCCTGAAGATGGTGCCTGCATTGTATCACCCGATATCAGCACCTACCAGGTGATGATCACCATTGGCGGCGCCTTCACGATCATTTATCTTATATTCGCCTATACCATCGATCTGCTTGGCAAACGGAATCTGCTGA TTGGATGGATGATGTTGACATTGATCTGCCTGGTGTTGTTACACTATGTAACTCAGTTTGCACCGCTGGTTATCGCCTTGACCTTGGTGATGGCTGTTGGCAATTGTGGCGGACTGGTGAGCACCATGGCAATGGAATTTTATCCGACACAGATCAATGCGATGGGCATGTGCTTTATCATGATGATAGGTCGCCTGGGCGCCGTTGTGGGCAGCAATCTGATGGGTCGATTGCTGTTCAATAGCTGTGAAGTCACCTTCTGGACACTACTTGGCGTAGTGGTACTGCTCACCTGCATGTCATACTTTTTGCCAGATCGAGCCAGGTCCAAAAACACATCGCCAACTTCATCTACGACTCAAATTAATTCTAAGTAA